The following coding sequences lie in one Mucilaginibacter sp. KACC 22773 genomic window:
- a CDS encoding alpha/beta hydrolase family protein: MKAIQKMKNILFKTMLLLVILPACSKSGNTTKTPPPDDDLQGPISRPASGYGADGSYQVAEISFANPEYSGTSVTIFYPAGISTPRPTIFYSHPYGGENKEYNRGLFEFIAKKGYVVVFVPYATNDISVDHRYYTLWAGFTKAAADYPNIIDTKKVGFMGHSFGGGASIGLGYKAFTQNGWGQNGRLLFTMAPWYSYQITQAQLQSFPANTKMISQVYDEDVINDHRLAIDIFKNINIANSEKDFYYLKPSTVAGYNYTTYHTLPNSRNAYDAYDYYGVYRLLDALIDYSFNGSTAGKNVALGNGSAEQVTMPGYNDQFMVPLEVTDNPSPKYSQSKYEFSCGSPTNPRSINCN, translated from the coding sequence ATGAAAGCGATCCAAAAAATGAAAAACATTTTATTTAAAACCATGCTGCTGCTTGTGATATTGCCGGCGTGTTCAAAAAGCGGTAACACTACCAAGACCCCGCCGCCAGATGACGACCTGCAGGGGCCTATTTCCCGGCCGGCATCAGGATACGGCGCTGATGGCTCCTACCAGGTTGCCGAAATCAGTTTCGCCAATCCCGAATACTCGGGCACCAGTGTAACCATCTTTTACCCGGCCGGTATCAGCACGCCCAGGCCAACCATATTTTACTCGCACCCCTATGGCGGCGAAAATAAGGAATACAACCGCGGGCTGTTTGAATTCATTGCCAAAAAAGGCTATGTAGTGGTGTTTGTTCCGTATGCAACAAACGATATCAGTGTCGATCATCGTTACTATACCCTGTGGGCTGGCTTTACCAAAGCAGCGGCAGATTACCCTAATATTATAGATACCAAAAAAGTGGGCTTTATGGGGCATTCCTTCGGCGGCGGAGCCTCCATAGGCCTGGGCTATAAAGCTTTTACCCAAAACGGTTGGGGACAAAACGGGCGTTTGCTGTTTACGATGGCGCCCTGGTACAGCTACCAGATTACCCAGGCCCAATTGCAAAGCTTTCCGGCCAATACTAAAATGATAAGCCAGGTTTATGATGAAGATGTGATTAACGACCACCGGCTGGCCATCGATATTTTTAAAAACATCAATATAGCCAATAGTGAAAAGGATTTCTATTACCTCAAACCATCTACAGTTGCCGGTTACAATTATACCACGTACCACACGCTGCCCAATTCAAGAAACGCGTATGATGCTTATGATTACTATGGGGTATACAGGCTACTGGATGCGCTGATTGATTACAGTTTTAACGGCAGCACTGCCGGCAAAAACGTGGCGTTGGGCAATGGCTCAGCCGAACAGGTAACCATGCCGGGATATAATGATCAATTTATGGTCCCGCTTGAGGTTACCGATAACCCCAGCCCCAAATACAGCCAAAGTAAATATGAGTTCTCTTGCGGAAGCCCAACCAACCCAAGAAGCATTAACTGTAATTAG